One window of the Desulfobacteraceae bacterium genome contains the following:
- a CDS encoding efflux RND transporter periplasmic adaptor subunit — MKSVVSKRVLLAVILAAAALLGWIVTTAWQDRSGSDGQPSAVRPVPVEVAPVERGSIALRRSFSGELEALAEFVVAPKVSGRVERVLVNIADAVRRGQVVAELDNDEYVQAVAQARADLAVAQANRSAAASVLEIADREFQRTESLRKRGIASDSEFDAARQDLLAKRAQLAVAEAQVAKFAAALESANIRLGYTRVTAGWTGGNDERVVAERYVDEGQTLAANTPLLMIVELDPILGVFFVTERDYANMLPGQMVSLTTAAYPDETFTGRIARIAPVFRIATRQARIEMTIDNPRHRLKPGMFIQASVELSRVADAVIVPEQALTERNDRTGVFVVSEDGRSVRWREVAAGIREDGRVQVDGQGLSGRVVVIGQQQVDDGSPITIAADQEPRVPVRNGADQQ, encoded by the coding sequence ATGAAATCGGTCGTCTCCAAACGCGTTCTGCTGGCGGTGATTCTCGCCGCCGCGGCGCTGCTCGGATGGATTGTCACCACTGCTTGGCAGGACCGCAGCGGTTCCGATGGCCAACCCAGCGCTGTGCGGCCGGTGCCGGTCGAGGTGGCGCCCGTCGAACGGGGATCGATCGCGCTCAGGCGTTCCTTCAGCGGAGAGTTGGAGGCCCTGGCGGAATTCGTCGTGGCGCCCAAGGTCAGCGGCCGGGTGGAGCGTGTCTTGGTGAACATTGCCGATGCCGTCCGGCGTGGGCAGGTGGTGGCCGAGCTCGACAATGACGAGTATGTCCAGGCCGTAGCCCAGGCCCGGGCCGACCTGGCCGTAGCTCAGGCCAATCGCTCCGCGGCCGCAAGCGTCCTGGAGATCGCCGACCGCGAGTTCCAACGCACCGAGTCGTTGCGTAAACGCGGGATCGCCTCCGACTCGGAGTTCGATGCGGCCCGCCAGGACCTTCTGGCCAAGCGGGCGCAGCTGGCCGTGGCCGAAGCCCAGGTGGCCAAATTCGCCGCCGCCCTGGAGAGCGCCAACATCCGCCTGGGCTACACCCGGGTTACGGCGGGCTGGACCGGTGGGAACGACGAACGCGTCGTGGCCGAACGTTACGTGGACGAAGGACAGACCCTGGCAGCCAACACGCCCCTGCTCATGATCGTCGAGCTGGACCCCATCCTGGGGGTCTTTTTCGTCACCGAACGGGACTATGCCAACATGCTGCCCGGGCAGATGGTATCCCTGACCACGGCGGCCTATCCCGATGAAACCTTTACGGGCCGCATCGCCCGCATCGCTCCGGTCTTCCGCATAGCCACCCGCCAGGCACGCATCGAGATGACCATCGATAATCCCCGCCACCGCCTCAAACCCGGCATGTTCATCCAGGCCAGCGTGGAACTGTCCCGGGTGGCCGATGCCGTCATCGTTCCGGAACAGGCCCTGACCGAGCGCAACGATCGAACCGGTGTCTTCGTGGTCAGCGAGGACGGCCGATCCGTTCGCTGGCGCGAAGTCGCGGCAGGCATCCGCGAAGACGGCCGGGTGCAGGTGGATGGCCAGGGACTCTCCGGCCGGGTAGTGGTCATCGGGCAGCAGCAGGTGGACGACGGCTCCCCGATCACAATTGCGGCGGATCAGGAACCACGCGTGCCCGTCCGCAATGGGGCTGACCAGCAATGA
- a CDS encoding NlpC/P60 family protein yields the protein MLLLAACAGEPTHPPAGPFGSQQPRLAAVGIAVQAGAFASLDNAVRLTEELQGRGLEATFFKDDDGLFKVRFGDFASKEEARRRARRLQRDGALDVFYIVAPEQLAAAHRAREGEDFVRERIVGTAKNFLGLPYRWGGASPKRGFDCSGLTMTAYRLNGYQLPRTSREQFRAGSPIAPEALRPADLVFFATRSGKNVSHVGIYIGDGRFIHAPGRGKTIRIDSLSQNYYRRRLVGARHFL from the coding sequence GTGCTGTTATTGGCGGCCTGCGCCGGTGAGCCGACGCATCCCCCTGCGGGGCCGTTCGGGTCGCAACAACCGCGGCTGGCCGCAGTCGGCATCGCGGTCCAGGCCGGGGCCTTCGCCAGCCTGGACAATGCCGTGCGCCTCACCGAGGAGCTCCAGGGCCGAGGGCTGGAGGCCACCTTTTTTAAAGACGACGACGGTCTGTTCAAGGTCCGCTTCGGCGATTTCGCATCCAAAGAGGAAGCCCGCCGGCGGGCCCGCCGGCTGCAGCGCGACGGCGCGCTGGATGTATTTTACATCGTGGCGCCGGAGCAGTTGGCCGCCGCCCACCGCGCGCGTGAAGGAGAAGACTTCGTACGGGAGCGGATCGTGGGTACGGCAAAAAATTTTCTGGGGCTTCCCTACCGTTGGGGTGGGGCCTCGCCCAAGCGCGGTTTCGACTGCAGCGGGTTGACCATGACCGCCTACCGGCTCAACGGCTATCAACTGCCGCGAACCTCACGCGAGCAGTTCCGCGCCGGCAGTCCGATCGCCCCGGAGGCATTGCGACCGGCCGACCTGGTTTTTTTCGCCACCCGCTCCGGAAAAAATGTCTCGCACGTGGGAATCTACATCGGAGATGGCCGCTTCATCCACGCCCCGGGCCGGGGAAAAACCATCCGGATCGACTCTCTGTCTCAGAACTACTACCGCCGCCGCCTGGTCGGCGCGCGCCACTTCCTGTGA
- a CDS encoding endonuclease/exonuclease/phosphatase family protein: MRVATYNVHDCVGRDGRFDPGRIIEILAEIGADVVALQEVTLDTAGDLIGRLETATRLHAIDGSLFARGIGRYGNLLLTRDLPLCSRLHDLSRAGREPRGCIEAHLALGDGRVRVFATHLGLQRGERAIQIGRLAAAVAVSRRPALVLGDFNVWTGSAALGPLIRIGLRHRPVRSYPTWPVPIVALDRILAQPPLALGRCRRHESPLARVASDHFPVVADARLISSG, encoded by the coding sequence ATGCGCGTGGCGACCTACAATGTCCATGACTGTGTCGGCCGGGACGGGCGCTTTGACCCCGGGCGCATCATCGAAATTCTGGCCGAGATCGGTGCCGATGTCGTGGCGCTCCAGGAAGTCACCCTGGACACGGCAGGTGACCTGATTGGACGCCTGGAGACGGCTACCAGGCTGCACGCCATCGACGGCAGTCTCTTCGCACGCGGCATCGGTCGCTACGGCAACCTGCTGCTGACGCGGGACTTGCCGCTCTGCTCGCGCCTGCACGACCTGTCCCGCGCCGGGCGCGAACCACGGGGCTGCATCGAGGCGCATTTGGCGCTTGGCGACGGCCGCGTCCGGGTGTTCGCCACCCACCTCGGTCTGCAAAGAGGTGAGCGCGCAATCCAGATAGGGCGACTTGCCGCGGCGGTTGCCGTCTCCCGGCGGCCCGCGTTGGTGCTGGGGGATTTCAACGTCTGGACAGGTTCAGCGGCACTGGGCCCCCTGATTCGGATCGGCTTGCGCCATCGGCCGGTCAGGAGTTATCCCACCTGGCCGGTCCCAATCGTGGCGCTGGACCGGATTCTGGCGCAACCGCCGCTTGCCCTGGGGCGCTGCCGGCGCCACGAAAGCCCGTTGGCGCGGGTCGCATCCGATCATTTTCCGGTGGTGGCCGATGCGCGCTTGATTTCCTCCGGGTGA
- a CDS encoding VTT domain-containing protein produces the protein MNTHRNHGASGPQNNSATAPLKPGVNCWRVEKADRVGVIVDAADYFAAFAEACRAAQRQILILGWDFDRHVRLHRDDRKRDLPDRLGAFLAALVKRRRGLKIYLLSWDFNMIYAAERELLPALRLRLQVPPRFHFRLDGEHPSGASHHQKVVVIDDRLAFVGGIDLSRWRWDTSRHTPQDPRRTDPNGKPYPPFHDLMMVVAGAAAARLGELARERWRRAHGWKIKPPGEVDSSPWPASVANWLEAVSVAIARTEPAHAGRTAVEEVRRLYLDVIAGARRFIYIENQYFTARCLADALIARLQETDGPEVILVLPQRTGGWLEQVTMDVLRGRVVARMRQADRHDRLRIFFPFQNGLGDDCISVHAKLLISDDRLLRIGSANTSNRSMGMDTECDLVIAAQQSVEVADFIRSLRRRLLAEHLDCSIEDLAAAESRNGGLIAAITALMGPGRSLRPLDCRVDEGLDEMVPDGGLVDPSEPISPDYFVARYIPKDQRPAGRKRLIAFLAVIVALLALATAWRWTPLQDWLSPQRVADFMTRFSSPSGRALIAVAGVGLASVLMVPLTFLAVVGAVAFPGWLGFVYVLAGALVGSAIGFIGGRVMSRGALERISGSRLGQLSRQLAKRGTIAVAVLRLVPIAPFAVFNLVAGASHLGFRQFIVGSLLGMTPGLGAITFFSGTLWAAVSEPSSENLAIAAAAGLGLTGLALFAKRWLRSG, from the coding sequence ATGAACACCCACCGGAACCATGGGGCATCGGGCCCCCAGAATAACTCGGCGACGGCGCCGCTGAAGCCGGGCGTCAACTGCTGGCGCGTGGAAAAAGCCGACCGGGTCGGCGTGATCGTCGACGCCGCAGACTACTTCGCCGCCTTTGCCGAGGCATGCCGCGCCGCGCAGCGGCAGATCCTGATTCTGGGCTGGGATTTCGACCGCCACGTGCGTCTGCACCGCGACGACCGCAAGCGTGACTTGCCCGACCGCCTGGGGGCCTTCCTGGCGGCCCTGGTCAAGCGCCGCCGGGGGTTGAAGATCTACCTCCTGTCCTGGGACTTCAACATGATCTACGCCGCCGAGCGCGAACTCCTGCCGGCCCTGCGGCTGCGCCTGCAGGTGCCGCCGCGCTTTCATTTCCGCCTCGACGGCGAACACCCCAGCGGTGCCTCGCATCATCAGAAGGTCGTCGTGATCGACGACCGACTGGCTTTTGTCGGCGGCATCGATCTCAGCCGGTGGCGCTGGGACACCTCGCGGCACACGCCCCAGGACCCGCGGCGGACCGACCCCAACGGCAAGCCCTACCCCCCGTTTCACGACCTGATGATGGTGGTGGCGGGCGCGGCCGCGGCGCGTCTGGGGGAGCTGGCCCGGGAGCGCTGGCGGCGTGCCCACGGCTGGAAGATCAAACCGCCCGGTGAGGTCGATTCGTCCCCCTGGCCGGCGTCGGTGGCGAACTGGCTGGAGGCGGTGTCCGTCGCCATTGCCCGCACCGAGCCCGCCCACGCCGGACGAACGGCGGTCGAAGAGGTTCGCCGGCTCTACCTGGATGTTATCGCCGGCGCGCGCCGCTTCATCTACATCGAAAACCAGTACTTCACCGCCCGCTGTCTCGCCGACGCGCTCATCGCCCGCCTGCAGGAAACCGACGGCCCCGAGGTGATTCTGGTGCTGCCCCAGCGCACCGGCGGCTGGCTGGAACAGGTGACCATGGACGTCCTGCGCGGACGGGTTGTCGCCCGGATGCGGCAAGCCGACCGTCACGACCGCCTGCGGATCTTCTTTCCGTTTCAGAACGGCTTGGGCGACGACTGCATCAGCGTGCACGCGAAGCTTTTGATCAGCGACGACCGGCTGCTGCGGATCGGCTCCGCCAACACCAGCAACCGCTCGATGGGTATGGATACCGAATGCGACCTGGTGATCGCAGCACAGCAATCGGTCGAGGTCGCGGACTTCATCCGCAGCCTGCGCCGCCGGCTGTTGGCCGAGCACCTGGACTGTTCCATCGAGGATCTCGCCGCGGCCGAATCCCGCAACGGCGGTCTGATCGCGGCGATTACCGCGCTGATGGGCCCGGGCCGCAGCCTGCGGCCGCTGGACTGCCGGGTGGACGAGGGGCTGGACGAGATGGTGCCCGATGGCGGCCTGGTGGACCCGTCCGAACCGATCAGCCCGGACTATTTCGTCGCGCGTTACATACCCAAGGACCAGCGCCCGGCGGGGCGCAAGCGCCTGATTGCGTTTCTCGCGGTTATCGTTGCACTTCTCGCCCTGGCGACCGCCTGGCGCTGGACCCCGCTGCAGGACTGGCTCTCGCCGCAACGGGTGGCCGATTTCATGACGCGCTTTTCCTCCCCGAGCGGGCGCGCGCTGATTGCCGTCGCCGGGGTCGGGCTGGCGAGCGTTCTGATGGTGCCGCTGACCTTCCTGGCCGTTGTGGGCGCCGTCGCCTTCCCCGGCTGGTTGGGCTTTGTCTATGTGCTGGCCGGGGCGCTGGTGGGATCGGCCATCGGCTTCATCGGCGGACGGGTGATGAGCCGTGGCGCGCTGGAACGGATCAGCGGGTCGCGCCTCGGGCAGCTCAGCCGGCAATTGGCGAAACGCGGCACGATCGCCGTGGCGGTCCTGCGACTGGTGCCGATCGCGCCTTTTGCGGTCTTCAACCTGGTGGCCGGCGCCTCGCACCTGGGGTTTCGGCAGTTCATCGTCGGCAGCCTGCTGGGGATGACCCCCGGCCTGGGCGCGATCACGTTCTTCTCGGGCACCCTCTGGGCGGCGGTCAGCGAGCCGAGCTCGGAAAACCTGGCCATCGCCGCGGCAGCGGGGCTCGGGCTGACCGGTCTGGCGCTGTTCGCCAAACGCTGGCTGCGCTCCGGTTGA
- a CDS encoding TolC family protein, with amino-acid sequence MTAVRCHRRWVITALLGLLPALTACAPIAGGIDRAAGGPSVPLDTVIAMPPEKAGRSPETTAPLVSTGPLKISVTEAILLCLENNRALAAERLNPEIVQTFEDQERALFDPAVDAEIAAGRRKAERQARSGSQTESFSGDTLDGRISLGQYFPTGTTVTLEAGTQMSDSSLYEDPFYASRLGMTVTQALLKGFGPQVNLVRLRQARLDTRMSAFELRGFTQALVAEVERTCWDYALARRRIEIVEESLKVARQQLDETEELIAVGRLARAERAAVQAEVAAQEQALIEARAAQETIRLQLLRLLNPPGPGLWQRNIELVHQPTLPEITLEAVEQYVALAQRMRPVLNEARLQLMRGDLEIVKTGNGLLPLMELFVTLGKSGYADSFVRSVDRIDGDSYDALAGARLAYPFFNRDARAQHRRAQLSRDQAQKALDNLAQLVEVDVRTAYIEVNRTKQQITASSVTRRFDEEKLRTETEKLRVGKSTSFLVAQAQRDLLVSRISEVQALANYLKALIDLYRQDGSLLERRGISAPGREPVALR; translated from the coding sequence GTGACAGCCGTAAGATGCCACCGTCGCTGGGTGATCACTGCGTTGCTCGGACTGTTGCCGGCCTTGACCGCCTGCGCACCCATTGCCGGCGGGATCGACCGGGCCGCCGGGGGGCCGTCTGTGCCGCTTGATACGGTGATCGCAATGCCCCCGGAGAAAGCGGGGCGGTCTCCGGAGACCACGGCACCGCTCGTTTCTACCGGCCCGCTGAAGATCTCCGTTACCGAAGCCATCCTGCTGTGCCTCGAAAACAACCGCGCCCTCGCGGCGGAACGGTTGAACCCGGAAATCGTCCAAACCTTCGAGGATCAGGAGCGCGCGCTGTTCGATCCGGCGGTGGATGCGGAAATCGCCGCAGGCCGCCGAAAGGCCGAACGCCAGGCCCGCTCCGGGTCGCAAACCGAAAGTTTTTCTGGCGACACCCTGGACGGCCGCATTTCCCTGGGGCAGTATTTTCCCACCGGCACGACCGTGACTCTGGAGGCCGGTACCCAAATGTCCGACTCCAGCCTTTACGAGGACCCCTTTTATGCCAGCCGTCTGGGGATGACGGTGACCCAGGCCCTCCTGAAGGGCTTCGGCCCCCAGGTCAACCTGGTGCGGCTGCGCCAGGCCCGCCTGGACACCCGCATGTCGGCCTTCGAGCTGCGGGGCTTTACCCAAGCACTGGTGGCGGAAGTGGAGCGAACCTGTTGGGACTACGCCCTGGCCCGGCGCCGGATCGAGATCGTCGAGGAATCCCTCAAGGTGGCCCGCCAGCAGCTCGACGAGACCGAAGAACTCATCGCCGTGGGACGGCTGGCCAGGGCCGAACGGGCGGCGGTCCAGGCCGAGGTGGCAGCCCAGGAGCAGGCCCTCATCGAGGCCCGGGCCGCCCAGGAAACTATCCGCCTGCAGCTTCTGCGGCTGCTCAACCCACCAGGACCCGGCCTCTGGCAACGGAACATCGAACTGGTCCACCAGCCGACCCTGCCGGAGATCACCCTGGAAGCGGTGGAGCAGTATGTGGCCCTGGCCCAGCGCATGCGGCCGGTTTTGAACGAAGCCCGCCTGCAGCTCATGCGCGGCGACCTTGAGATCGTCAAAACCGGCAACGGCCTGCTGCCCCTGATGGAGCTTTTCGTCACCCTCGGCAAAAGCGGCTATGCCGATTCCTTCGTCCGCTCAGTAGACCGCATCGACGGCGACAGCTACGACGCCTTGGCGGGCGCAAGACTCGCCTATCCTTTTTTCAATCGCGATGCACGCGCCCAGCACCGGCGAGCGCAGCTGTCGCGCGACCAGGCCCAGAAAGCGCTCGACAATCTTGCCCAGCTCGTGGAGGTCGATGTCCGCACGGCCTATATCGAGGTCAACCGCACCAAGCAGCAGATCACCGCCAGCTCGGTCACCCGCCGGTTCGACGAGGAAAAGCTGCGCACCGAAACGGAAAAACTGCGGGTGGGCAAATCCACCAGTTTTCTGGTGGCCCAGGCCCAGCGGGATCTCCTGGTCAGCCGCATCTCCGAGGTTCAAGCCCTGGCCAACTACCTCAAGGCCCTGATCGACCTCTACCGCCAGGACGGGTCGCTTCTGGAGCGGCGCGGGATTTCAGCCCCAGGACGCGAACCGGTGGCGCTGCGCTGA
- a CDS encoding Cys-tRNA(Pro) deacylase, producing the protein MTTRGIAFLNQKRIAHEVVKYDHKEKGAEFAARAVGFALAQTLKTLVVALDGSRHVLVVMPGDRQVCMKKVAAACSAKRAAMADTATAERLTGYLVGGISPFGVKKGLPVVMDAAAALYDQVMINAGRRGIMVKLAPSDIVRTLGALVADVAA; encoded by the coding sequence ATGACCACCAGAGGGATCGCGTTTCTGAATCAAAAAAGGATTGCCCACGAGGTGGTCAAATACGACCACAAGGAAAAAGGCGCCGAATTCGCTGCCCGGGCCGTCGGGTTCGCCCTGGCTCAGACCCTCAAAACCCTGGTGGTGGCGCTGGATGGCAGCCGCCACGTGCTGGTGGTGATGCCCGGTGACCGACAGGTCTGCATGAAAAAGGTCGCGGCGGCATGCAGCGCCAAACGCGCCGCGATGGCCGACACGGCCACGGCCGAGCGCCTGACCGGCTATCTGGTTGGAGGGATCAGCCCGTTTGGGGTTAAAAAAGGGCTTCCGGTGGTCATGGATGCCGCCGCCGCGCTTTACGACCAGGTCATGATCAACGCCGGCCGGCGCGGGATCATGGTCAAATTGGCGCCGTCCGATATCGTCCGGACGCTGGGCGCCCTGGTGGCCGATGTGGCGGCCTGA
- a CDS encoding radical SAM protein gives MKTPPRHRNITVKRLLSDACQFIRAQSWVANRFGRQYLPSREFIEIDITYKCNLKCINCNRSCSQAPSEVEMPVATVEAFIARSVDGKIPWKRIRVLGGEPTLHKRFLDIVERLMDYRRTHNPGVRLVVGTNFHGRRVRRVLEQLPPAIAIKTTLKTSRTNLFRPFNVAPADSIFNRFSDYSCGCRIIEECGLGLTPSGYYMCAIAGGIDRIFGYRLGRPELPDSSDAFDDQMAAFCPLCGHFGFQWPTRKPRQSKTWRLAYAAAARQAKKTDEKDGPRRQ, from the coding sequence TTGAAGACTCCCCCGCGTCATCGCAACATCACCGTTAAACGGCTGCTTTCAGATGCTTGCCAATTTATCCGGGCACAGTCATGGGTTGCCAACCGTTTCGGCAGGCAGTATCTGCCAAGTCGCGAGTTTATCGAGATCGATATCACCTACAAATGCAACCTGAAATGCATCAACTGCAACCGGTCCTGCAGCCAGGCGCCCAGCGAGGTTGAAATGCCCGTTGCGACCGTAGAGGCCTTCATCGCCCGTAGCGTCGATGGAAAGATCCCCTGGAAGCGGATCCGCGTCCTGGGCGGCGAACCCACCCTCCACAAACGCTTTTTGGACATCGTCGAGCGCCTGATGGACTATCGACGGACCCATAACCCTGGCGTACGGCTGGTGGTGGGCACCAATTTCCATGGCCGTCGGGTTCGCCGGGTATTGGAACAATTGCCCCCCGCCATCGCCATCAAAACCACACTGAAGACCTCACGCACGAACCTGTTCCGCCCATTCAACGTGGCGCCCGCGGATAGCATTTTCAACCGGTTTTCAGATTACAGCTGCGGCTGCCGCATCATCGAAGAGTGTGGGTTGGGCTTGACACCCTCGGGGTATTATATGTGCGCCATTGCCGGTGGCATCGATCGGATTTTTGGTTATCGCCTGGGCCGGCCGGAACTGCCGGATTCATCCGATGCCTTTGACGACCAGATGGCGGCCTTTTGCCCGTTGTGCGGTCACTTTGGCTTTCAATGGCCCACCCGAAAACCAAGGCAGTCCAAAACCTGGCGCCTGGCCTATGCGGCGGCCGCCCGGCAGGCGAAAAAAACCGACGAAAAGGATGGCCCTCGACGACAATGA
- a CDS encoding glycosyltransferase family 4 protein — translation MKDLRVLHLLGQRPEMTGSGIYLEALMRESQKHGITCCRIAGVPAGSLDPAAARPSVEGDYVFFESETLDFPVVGMSDVMPYRSSRFSELKGRRLTAYKTEFSRVLEETLNRFRPDILHTNHLFLLSALARKRFPDLPMVTTCHGTDLRQVELCPHLRGFVQRYCRQIDKIIALSADQKTEIRRVYDIPETSIMVNGGGFDDTLFNRGPRRTAGTVQLLYAGKMNRSKGVPWLLQSLMRITDRDWHLHLAGSGSGPEYGECIDLARRLGPRVTLHGYVSHRRLAELMKRAHIQVLPSFFEGLPLVLFEGLASGCRVITTELSGFREIFGKAGSDTVRLIPLPPLETIDRPYRKDEARLIDLLCESLLEMIASAQRSPDLDDPQAEKIAADHTWSRVFERTLSLYEEIANEQG, via the coding sequence ATGAAAGATCTGCGCGTATTACACCTGCTCGGGCAACGCCCGGAAATGACCGGCAGTGGGATCTATCTCGAGGCCCTGATGCGGGAATCCCAAAAGCACGGAATCACCTGCTGTCGGATTGCCGGTGTCCCTGCGGGCAGCCTGGACCCCGCGGCGGCTCGGCCGTCAGTTGAGGGGGACTATGTTTTTTTCGAATCGGAAACACTCGATTTCCCGGTCGTCGGGATGTCCGATGTCATGCCCTATCGGAGTTCGCGGTTCAGTGAGCTAAAAGGCCGGCGACTGACGGCCTACAAGACGGAATTCAGTCGTGTACTGGAGGAAACCCTGAATCGTTTCCGTCCGGATATCCTTCACACGAACCACCTTTTCCTGCTGTCGGCATTGGCCAGAAAACGCTTTCCGGATCTGCCCATGGTCACCACCTGCCACGGCACCGACCTCAGGCAGGTGGAACTGTGCCCCCATTTGAGAGGTTTCGTGCAGCGCTATTGCCGGCAAATCGACAAAATCATCGCCCTCAGCGCCGATCAGAAAACGGAGATCCGCCGCGTCTATGACATCCCCGAAACGTCCATCATGGTGAACGGCGGCGGCTTCGATGACACCCTCTTTAACCGCGGCCCCCGGCGGACAGCCGGAACGGTCCAACTGCTCTATGCCGGAAAAATGAATCGGAGCAAAGGCGTCCCCTGGCTGCTGCAATCCCTCATGAGGATCACCGACCGGGACTGGCATCTTCACCTGGCGGGAAGCGGCAGCGGGCCGGAATACGGCGAATGCATCGACCTGGCCCGGCGATTGGGCCCCCGGGTGACCCTGCACGGCTATGTCAGCCATCGCCGATTGGCCGAGCTGATGAAACGAGCCCATATCCAGGTGCTGCCCTCCTTTTTCGAAGGGCTGCCCCTGGTGCTTTTCGAAGGGCTGGCCTCGGGGTGCCGGGTCATCACCACCGAGTTGTCCGGCTTCCGCGAGATCTTTGGCAAAGCCGGAAGCGACACGGTCCGTCTGATCCCCTTGCCCCCCCTGGAAACCATCGACCGGCCATACCGCAAAGACGAGGCGCGCCTGATCGATCTTCTCTGCGAGAGCCTTCTTGAGATGATCGCCTCCGCCCAACGGTCTCCCGATTTGGACGATCCCCAGGCTGAAAAAATCGCCGCCGACCATACCTGGTCGCGTGTTTTTGAGCGTACCCTGTCCCTTTACGAGGAGATCGCGAACGAACAAGGTTAG
- a CDS encoding nucleoside:proton symporter, translating into MIQLRSLVGFVLLAGLAWLFSEDRRRVNWRTVAAGMGLQLALGVALVLNPAAATVFELLNRGVLVLSDATTAGTSFVFGYLGTPQPPFAAAGPGSYFVLAFQALPLILVVSALTSLLFYWRVLPLVVRGFSWVLRRALGVTGCEGLAAAANVFVGMVEAPLFIRPYLGRLTRGELFCVMSCGMATIAGTVMVLYARFLEPVLGASALGHVLIASIISAPAAIVTARILVPETNSEMVSSADGMAIRSEARGSLDAIVRGTTEGVQIAINVCAMLIVAVALIYLADACLGILPEVAEKPLSFQRVLGWCLAPLVWLMGVPWGEAAAAGGLMGLKTMANELLAYLALPAAGLSERTNLVMTYALCGFANFGSLGIMIGGMGTLAPERRAEIVQLGPKSILAGTLATMMTGAVVGMLV; encoded by the coding sequence ATGATCCAGTTGCGCAGCCTTGTGGGGTTCGTTCTCCTGGCCGGCCTGGCGTGGCTCTTTTCCGAGGACCGCCGGCGGGTCAACTGGCGAACCGTCGCCGCGGGCATGGGCCTGCAACTGGCGCTGGGGGTGGCCCTGGTTTTAAACCCCGCCGCGGCGACCGTGTTTGAGCTCCTCAACCGCGGCGTGCTGGTGCTGAGCGATGCCACCACCGCCGGCACCTCCTTCGTTTTCGGGTACCTGGGGACTCCGCAGCCGCCCTTTGCCGCCGCCGGCCCCGGCAGCTATTTCGTCCTCGCCTTCCAGGCCCTGCCACTGATACTCGTCGTCAGCGCCCTCACCTCGCTGCTCTTCTACTGGCGGGTCCTGCCGCTGGTGGTGCGCGGCTTTTCCTGGGTGCTGCGCCGCGCCCTCGGCGTCACCGGCTGCGAGGGTCTGGCCGCGGCGGCCAACGTCTTCGTCGGGATGGTCGAGGCCCCGCTCTTCATCCGGCCGTATCTCGGGCGCCTCACGCGCGGCGAACTGTTCTGCGTGATGAGCTGCGGCATGGCCACCATCGCCGGCACCGTGATGGTCCTCTATGCCCGGTTTCTGGAGCCGGTGCTGGGAGCTTCTGCCCTGGGCCACGTGCTGATTGCCAGCATCATCTCCGCGCCGGCGGCCATCGTCACCGCCCGCATCCTGGTGCCCGAGACCAACAGCGAGATGGTCAGCAGCGCTGACGGGATGGCGATCCGAAGCGAGGCGCGCGGCAGTCTCGATGCGATCGTGCGGGGCACCACCGAGGGCGTTCAGATCGCCATCAATGTCTGCGCCATGCTGATCGTGGCGGTGGCCCTGATCTACCTGGCCGACGCCTGCCTGGGTATACTGCCCGAGGTGGCCGAAAAACCACTTTCCTTTCAGCGCGTACTGGGCTGGTGCCTGGCGCCGCTGGTCTGGCTGATGGGCGTGCCCTGGGGTGAAGCCGCCGCCGCCGGCGGGTTGATGGGGCTTAAAACCATGGCCAACGAGCTGCTGGCCTACCTGGCGCTGCCCGCGGCGGGGCTCTCCGAGCGGACCAACCTGGTGATGACCTACGCCCTCTGCGGGTTCGCCAACTTCGGTTCCCTGGGCATCATGATCGGCGGCATGGGAACGCTTGCGCCGGAGCGGCGCGCCGAAATCGTGCAGCTGGGACCCAAGTCCATCCTGGCCGGCACCCTGGCCACCATGATGACCGGGGCGGTGGTGGGGATGCTGGTGTGA